A genomic segment from Desulfovibrio sp. encodes:
- a CDS encoding TcpQ domain-containing protein — protein sequence MRYILLLLLAVQLQGCVMQTRHVDNGGIPTYDGVSDTYPGDAQSLATMAAEELARRYPPGRTTLTLAKTKSTFGQELDTTLRAQGFLISAPDSPAGIRVGYTLDVIRDETSPTCYLQVRTSDGESFGTVRPLTIASLSHRIDAPSVKSPTFSPLESLPLLGEPTVATPSQVQVHPDRLMKGTGPGAKPGSVPPTVPAHDAGVPVRSKSTSARIAKRNKIPVEEFCRLNNLKPDTVLEAGRMVFLRGSVAEPVFPATAQAVPPASSGDRQPKPLASAKPTPATNPVALSAPVSAPAPVAKPTEASPAATRPMDPTPVSAGNSVPTSAPAVPVAPASPVQEALAELAPPPGGSDAAPSAGPVPSWIIEPGSLHAQLESWVIKAQYQLVWKAKHDFELEARAKFDGDFVGAIKQLFAGLHRGGNPLRVTVYQGNNVVEVAED from the coding sequence ATGCGATACATACTTCTACTGCTCCTGGCCGTGCAGCTTCAGGGCTGCGTCATGCAGACCCGCCACGTGGATAACGGCGGCATTCCCACATACGACGGAGTGAGCGACACGTACCCCGGAGACGCCCAATCCCTAGCCACCATGGCAGCTGAGGAACTGGCCCGCCGTTATCCTCCGGGTCGCACGACACTGACCCTGGCCAAAACGAAAAGTACCTTCGGTCAGGAACTGGACACTACTCTGCGGGCTCAAGGCTTCCTGATCTCCGCCCCTGACTCTCCGGCTGGAATCAGGGTCGGCTATACCTTGGACGTCATCCGTGATGAGACCTCGCCCACTTGTTACCTCCAGGTCAGGACTTCCGACGGTGAATCCTTCGGAACGGTTCGCCCCCTGACCATAGCGAGCCTGTCGCACAGAATCGATGCTCCCTCCGTGAAGTCTCCAACGTTTTCTCCTTTGGAGTCCCTCCCTCTGCTGGGTGAGCCGACGGTTGCCACACCTTCCCAGGTTCAGGTCCATCCAGACAGGCTGATGAAAGGTACTGGGCCTGGTGCAAAGCCAGGCTCAGTACCTCCCACTGTCCCGGCGCATGATGCCGGGGTGCCGGTTCGCAGCAAGAGCACGTCGGCGCGGATCGCAAAACGCAACAAGATACCGGTGGAGGAGTTCTGCCGCCTGAACAATTTGAAGCCGGATACCGTCCTTGAGGCCGGGCGGATGGTGTTCCTGCGTGGATCTGTTGCTGAGCCTGTTTTTCCCGCCACGGCACAGGCCGTTCCTCCGGCGTCCTCCGGGGACCGTCAGCCCAAGCCTTTGGCATCCGCAAAGCCAACCCCTGCAACGAACCCAGTTGCTCTTTCTGCTCCGGTCTCGGCTCCCGCGCCCGTGGCCAAGCCAACAGAAGCAAGCCCTGCCGCCACAAGACCCATGGACCCCACGCCGGTTTCGGCTGGGAATTCTGTCCCTACTTCAGCCCCTGCCGTTCCAGTTGCTCCAGCATCACCCGTCCAGGAGGCCCTTGCAGAACTGGCCCCCCCGCCGGGGGGGTCCGATGCAGCCCCTTCGGCAGGTCCAGTTCCGAGCTGGATCATTGAGCCGGGCAGTCTTCATGCTCAGCTCGAGTCATGGGTGATCAAGGCCCAATACCAGCTGGTTTGGAAGGCGAAGCATGATTTTGAACTTGAAGCCAGAGCCAAGTTCGACGGGGATTTCGTTGGAGCCATAAAGCAGCTTTTTGCTGGCCTGCATCGCGGAGGGAACCCGCTGCGAGTGACTGTGTACCAAGGAAACAATGTTGTTGAAGTTGCGGAGGATTAG
- the trbG gene encoding P-type conjugative transfer protein TrbG → MLKRLFVAVFVTLLLRQPLLAAEQSRADEKGKPAKTIMVPEEYQMDASASQRTTGKGKSPEQPRQADYLNPDVPLNARERQAVKMAQDWETSGATPIQANGKLMFPYGASSPTVICAPSLISVVELQPGESLNEVVVGDSARWVCEVVKSGNTAHVLIKPMDAGLVTNAIITTDRRAYILKLVSQRTGHTPRVGFLYPEDNAIRIKEKDARETKDKQWKTADADGEPKDLSQLNFSYEIKGDAPWKPLQVFDDGRQMFIKLPSSVQSGDAPVLLVRNGGQDTMANFRLKNMAMIVDGVFQEAFLISGVGSKQQRITIRKK, encoded by the coding sequence ATGTTGAAACGATTGTTCGTGGCGGTGTTCGTGACCCTCCTCCTGAGGCAACCTCTTTTGGCTGCGGAGCAGTCGCGCGCTGACGAGAAAGGAAAGCCCGCAAAAACCATAATGGTTCCCGAGGAGTACCAAATGGATGCCTCGGCCAGCCAGCGGACGACAGGCAAGGGAAAATCCCCCGAGCAACCCCGCCAGGCGGACTATCTCAACCCCGACGTGCCGCTGAACGCAAGAGAACGCCAGGCCGTGAAAATGGCCCAAGACTGGGAAACTTCTGGAGCTACGCCCATCCAGGCCAACGGCAAGCTCATGTTCCCATATGGAGCCTCTTCCCCGACGGTCATCTGCGCTCCAAGCCTCATTTCCGTGGTTGAGCTCCAACCGGGCGAATCTTTGAATGAAGTTGTGGTCGGCGACTCGGCGCGCTGGGTTTGCGAGGTGGTCAAGTCGGGAAACACCGCCCATGTCCTGATCAAACCCATGGATGCCGGTCTTGTCACTAACGCGATCATCACCACGGACCGCCGGGCTTATATCCTGAAGCTGGTCAGCCAACGCACCGGCCACACTCCCCGTGTCGGCTTTCTCTACCCGGAAGACAACGCCATCCGGATTAAAGAGAAGGACGCCAGGGAAACCAAGGATAAACAGTGGAAGACAGCGGATGCGGATGGTGAGCCAAAGGATCTGAGCCAACTGAACTTCAGTTATGAAATCAAGGGGGATGCCCCTTGGAAGCCACTCCAGGTCTTCGACGACGGTCGTCAGATGTTCATCAAGCTCCCATCTTCGGTCCAATCCGGTGATGCCCCTGTTCTTCTCGTGCGCAACGGTGGCCAGGATACGATGGCGAACTTCCGCCTGAAGAACATGGCCATGATCGTAGATGGCGTATTCCAGGAAGCGTTTCTCATTTCTGGCGTCGGCAGTAAGCAGCAACGCATTACCATCCGCAAGAAGTGA
- a CDS encoding type IV secretion system protein, whose translation MKPEAEDRAASTERSSYVRGREEWLERYGSYIQRTRQWRMAAFIALGITGISVMGNVVQATQSKIVPYVVEVDQLGRVAAVERASVASPTPTRVIQAELATFVTQWRSVTADLDLQKRFIERLSYFAIGAAKGQMRQWYETNNPYERAKDKLVQVNIKSLPAQVSADSWRIEWTEVTRNHSGVQVASEGYQATLTIQIQPPTTDAQILRNPGGVYVTGMSSSSVMEPASIPKK comes from the coding sequence ATGAAACCGGAAGCCGAGGATCGGGCTGCCTCAACAGAGAGGTCCTCCTACGTGCGTGGACGGGAGGAATGGCTGGAGCGCTATGGCAGTTACATCCAGCGCACCAGGCAGTGGCGCATGGCGGCGTTCATTGCCCTTGGGATCACCGGCATCTCTGTCATGGGCAACGTAGTCCAGGCCACTCAATCAAAAATTGTACCCTATGTCGTTGAGGTGGACCAACTGGGGCGGGTCGCTGCTGTCGAGCGGGCCTCCGTGGCTTCGCCGACGCCAACGAGAGTCATTCAGGCGGAGTTGGCCACCTTCGTCACACAGTGGCGCTCCGTGACTGCCGACCTGGACCTCCAGAAGAGGTTCATCGAGAGACTGTCATATTTCGCCATCGGCGCTGCCAAGGGGCAGATGCGCCAGTGGTACGAAACCAACAACCCCTATGAGCGGGCCAAGGACAAACTCGTTCAGGTCAACATCAAGAGCCTGCCCGCGCAGGTCAGTGCCGACTCCTGGCGGATTGAGTGGACCGAAGTCACGCGAAACCACTCTGGCGTCCAGGTCGCCAGTGAGGGCTATCAAGCGACCCTGACGATCCAAATCCAGCCTCCCACCACGGACGCGCAAATTCTTCGGAACCCTGGGGGCGTTTACGTGACGGGCATGTCCAGTTCCAGCGTGATGGAACCCGCATCAATTCCCAAAAAGTAG
- a CDS encoding type II toxin-antitoxin system RelE/ParE family toxin, with product MHTVAITPRAFKQMRKFPLADRAAIIKAVKALKDWPDCRNVKSLTSRDDYRLRVGDFRAIFTVYGDTITVTEVRRRDERTY from the coding sequence ATGCACACGGTTGCGATCACACCGAGAGCCTTCAAACAGATGCGCAAGTTTCCTCTGGCTGATAGGGCTGCCATCATCAAGGCCGTGAAGGCTTTGAAGGATTGGCCGGACTGCCGAAACGTGAAGAGTTTGACGAGCCGGGACGATTACCGCCTGCGGGTGGGCGACTTCCGAGCCATTTTCACCGTGTACGGAGACACCATCACCGTCACAGAAGTGAGGAGGAGAGATGAGCGCACCTACTAA
- a CDS encoding helix-turn-helix transcriptional regulator, with protein MSAPTKHQVIEHGGNPLFVLVPYPEYLELTGQKESSSNIPVEVAEIALLEDKSLMRAWREHLGLTQEEVAVRAGVSRGAYAQMEALDTKPRRATLAKIAAALGVKVEQLTE; from the coding sequence ATGAGCGCACCTACTAAGCACCAAGTGATCGAGCATGGAGGGAACCCCCTCTTCGTGCTCGTGCCGTACCCCGAGTATCTGGAGCTGACCGGCCAGAAGGAATCGTCTTCCAACATCCCTGTAGAGGTGGCGGAAATCGCCCTTTTGGAGGACAAAAGCCTGATGCGGGCTTGGCGTGAGCACCTTGGTCTGACCCAGGAGGAGGTTGCGGTCAGAGCTGGGGTCTCGCGCGGAGCGTATGCCCAGATGGAGGCGCTGGACACCAAACCCCGCCGAGCTACCTTGGCTAAGATTGCTGCGGCACTAGGCGTGAAGGTGGAGCAGTTGACAGAGTGA